One genomic region from Zalophus californianus isolate mZalCal1 chromosome 2, mZalCal1.pri.v2, whole genome shotgun sequence encodes:
- the LOC113925418 gene encoding LOW QUALITY PROTEIN: methylmalonic aciduria type A protein, mitochondrial-like (The sequence of the model RefSeq protein was modified relative to this genomic sequence to represent the inferred CDS: deleted 1 base in 1 codon) codes for MNIPMLLPHSHRRFLKGLLRTPFRRYHFIFHSSTHLRSGIPCAQPFNSLGLQCTKWMLLSNGLKKKLCVQTTLKEHTEELSDKEQRFVDKLYTGLIQGHRACLAEAITLTESTHKRKKELAQVLLQKVLVYHREQKQINKGKPLAFRVGLSGPPGAGKSTFLEYFGKMLTERGHKLSVLAVDPSSCASGGSLLGDKTRMTELSRDMNAYIRPSPTSGTLGGVTRTTNEAILLCEGGGYDIILIETVGNSYLCQKWRGHH; via the exons ATGAATATTCCCATGCTACTGCCACATTCTCACCGGCGTTTCCTAAAAGGCCTTTTAAGAACACCTTTCCGTCGTTACCACTTCATCTTTCACTCAAGTACTCATCTCAGATCAGGAATCCCTTGTGCTCAGCCATTTAATTCTCTTGGACTCCAATGTACAAAATGGATGTTGTTGTCAaatggtttaaagaaaaaattatgtgtaCAAACAACCTTAAAGGAACACACAGAAGAACTTTCTGATAAAGAACAAAGATTTGTGGATAAACTTTATACCGGTTTAATCCAAGGGCACAGGGCCTGCTTAGCAGAGGCCATAACTCTTACAGAATCAACacacaagaggaaaaaagagtTAGCCCAGGTGCTTCTTCAGAAAGTATTAGTCTACcacagagaacaaaaacaaataaataaaggaaaaccaCTAGCATTTCGAGTGGGATTATCTGGGCCCCCTGGTGCTGGAAAATCAACC TTTTTAGAGTATTTTGGAAAAATGCTTACTGAGAGAGGGCACAAATTATCTGTGCTAGCTGTGGACCCTTCTTCTTGTGCTAGTGGTGGATCACTCTTAGGTGATAAAACCCGAATGACTGAGTTATCAAGAGATATGAATGCATACATCAGGCCATCTCCTACCAGCGGTACTTTAGGAGGTGTGACAAGGACCACAAATGAAGCTATTCTGTTGTGTGAAGGAGGGGGATATGACATCATTCTTATTGAAACCGTAGGTAATTCGTATCTCTGCCAGAAATGGAGAGGGCATCACTGA